In Amblyraja radiata isolate CabotCenter1 chromosome 28, sAmbRad1.1.pri, whole genome shotgun sequence, one DNA window encodes the following:
- the ypel2 gene encoding protein yippee-like 2 translates to MVKMTRSKTFQAYLPTCHRTYSCIHCRAHLANHDELISKSFQGSQGRAYLFNSVVNVGCGPAEERVLLTGLHAVADIYCENCKTTLGWKYEHAFESSQKYKEGKYIIELAHMIKDNGWE, encoded by the exons ATGGTGAAGATGACAAGATCCAAGACGTTCCAGGCCTACCTTCCCACGTGCCACAGGACATACAGCTGCATCCACTGCCGGGCACACCTCGCCAACCACGACGAACTCATTTCCAAG TCTTTTCAAGGGAGCCAAGGCCGAGCTTACCTGTTCAATTCAGT AGTTAATGTAGGTTGCGGACCAGCAGAGGAGCGTGTGTTACTCACGGGCCTGCATGCGGTGGCGGACATTTACTGTGAAAACTGCAAAACCACACTGGGCTGGAAATAT GAACATGCCTTTGAGAGCAGCCAGAAGTACAAGGAAGGGAAGTACATTATAGAACTTGCTCACATGATCAAGGACAATGGCTGGGAGTGA